In a single window of the Allobranchiibius huperziae genome:
- the pfkB gene encoding 1-phosphofructokinase — protein MIVTLTPNPSLDRTLVLDRLVRGEVNRALESRLEPGGKGVNVTRALVANGSTSIAVFPCGGNNGRLMELLIAEERVTARVVPVGGPIRVNTAIVEPDGTTTKVNEPGSRFSEAETAAVLDQTASLLPHATWLAVCGSLAPGMPAHFPAHAVRLARDAGVRCAVDASGAALESGVSAGPDLIKPNRTELAELVGRPLDRLADVRAAAAELVRGGVGAVVVSLGRDGALAVDADTVALATATTSRPKSTVGAGDSLLAGMLFTLERSGTLADALATGVTWGTAAVQLPGTQVPRPGDLAGITPRTTYAPDEDLALAD, from the coding sequence ATGATCGTCACCCTCACCCCCAACCCGTCGCTGGACCGCACGCTGGTGCTCGACCGGCTGGTCCGTGGCGAGGTCAACCGGGCACTGGAGAGTCGCCTGGAGCCGGGCGGCAAGGGCGTCAACGTCACCCGCGCGCTGGTCGCGAACGGATCCACGAGCATCGCCGTCTTCCCCTGTGGCGGGAACAACGGCCGCCTCATGGAGCTGCTCATCGCCGAGGAGCGGGTCACGGCCCGGGTGGTGCCCGTCGGCGGACCGATCCGGGTCAACACCGCGATCGTGGAGCCCGACGGCACCACCACCAAGGTCAACGAACCCGGCAGCCGCTTCAGCGAGGCCGAGACCGCCGCCGTCCTGGACCAGACCGCTTCCCTGCTCCCCCACGCGACGTGGCTCGCCGTGTGCGGATCGCTCGCTCCCGGCATGCCCGCGCACTTCCCGGCGCACGCCGTGCGCCTGGCCCGCGACGCCGGCGTGCGGTGCGCGGTCGACGCCTCGGGCGCAGCCCTGGAATCCGGCGTCAGCGCCGGCCCGGACCTGATCAAACCGAACCGCACAGAGCTCGCCGAGCTGGTCGGCCGCCCACTGGACCGGCTCGCCGACGTACGCGCCGCGGCCGCCGAACTGGTGCGCGGCGGCGTGGGAGCCGTGGTGGTCAGCCTCGGACGTGACGGTGCGCTGGCCGTCGACGCCGACACCGTGGCCCTCGCGACGGCCACCACAAGCCGCCCCAAATCAACTGTGGGAGCGGGAGATTCGCTCTTGGCCGGAATGCTCTTCACCCTCGAGCGCTCCGGCACGCTCGCCGACGCACTGGCCACCGGCGTCACCTGGGGCACCGCGGCGGTGCAGCTTCCCGGCACCCAGGTGCCGCGCCCGGGCGACCTCGCGGGCATCACCCCGCGAACGACGTACGCGCCCGACGAGGACCTCGCCCTCGCGGACTGA
- a CDS encoding PTS sugar transporter subunit IIA: MSIITTDQVVLDLSATDRHEATRTLAQTLVASGRVTDLEQFLADVRKREEQMATGLPGGIGIPHARSAAVTEPSLVFGRTTGIDWGAEDGPATLIFLIAAPEGGGDDHLKILAALARKLMRREFRESLAQAADPAAVVDLVNKEVVGS; the protein is encoded by the coding sequence ATGTCCATCATCACCACCGACCAGGTCGTCCTCGACCTGAGCGCGACGGACCGCCACGAGGCGACCCGCACCCTCGCGCAGACCCTCGTCGCCAGCGGGCGGGTGACCGACCTGGAACAGTTCCTGGCCGACGTGCGCAAGCGCGAGGAGCAGATGGCGACCGGCCTGCCCGGCGGCATCGGCATCCCCCACGCCCGCAGCGCCGCGGTGACCGAGCCATCGCTCGTCTTCGGACGCACCACCGGCATCGACTGGGGCGCCGAGGACGGGCCCGCCACCCTCATCTTCCTCATCGCCGCACCCGAGGGCGGAGGCGATGACCACCTGAAGATCCTCGCCGCCCTCGCCCGGAAGCTCATGCGCCGGGAGTTCCGTGAATCGCTCGCCCAGGCCGCCGACCCGGCTGCCGTCGTGGACCTCGTCAACAAGGAAGTAGTCGGATCATGA
- a CDS encoding PTS fructose transporter subunit IIC, which translates to MKFVGVTSCPTGIAHTYMAAEALEQAARDAGHEMEVETQGSAGSSPLKTETIASADAVIFAHDLEVKDKSRFAGKPTVDVGVKKAISDAPGLIAQAVQLAEERAANPQAAAAAGAAGAGAGAGALVTKVDQNASVGTRIRQWLMTGVSYMIPFVAAGGILIALSFMLAQVAGGKKGAIGVTNFSLTDAAGLAKSYNLMTHFDPTSGMNWAGLLFVVGAASFGFLVPILSGFIAFGIADRPGIAPGIVGGSIAATMGTGFLGGIATGFIGGFIALFVSRWKVPKGVRGVMPVVVIPLISTLLTGAIMIIILGRPLKWLTDHLTDGLNNLGTNGAGLVLLGVVLGLMMGFDLGGPVNKVAYTFATTGLATVAASNGDAPQLRIMAAVMAAGMTPPLGMALATTVRKRLFTPAEQENGRAAWLLGASFISEGAIPFAAADPWRVIVSSMVGSGATGGLVILFNNTLRAPHGGIWVAPLIGNPFTYVLAVVIGTLITAAVVIGLKSMRSTASTQATAAADQLVAA; encoded by the coding sequence ATGAAGTTCGTTGGTGTCACCTCGTGTCCCACCGGCATCGCGCATACCTACATGGCTGCCGAGGCCCTCGAACAGGCCGCCCGGGACGCCGGCCACGAGATGGAGGTGGAGACCCAGGGCTCCGCCGGGTCCTCGCCGCTCAAGACCGAGACGATCGCGTCCGCGGACGCGGTCATCTTCGCCCACGACCTCGAGGTCAAGGACAAGTCCCGCTTCGCCGGGAAGCCCACGGTCGACGTCGGGGTGAAGAAGGCCATCTCCGATGCTCCGGGACTCATCGCGCAGGCGGTGCAGCTCGCCGAGGAGCGTGCGGCGAACCCACAGGCGGCGGCCGCTGCAGGTGCGGCGGGCGCCGGCGCGGGTGCGGGTGCTCTCGTCACCAAGGTGGACCAGAACGCCTCGGTCGGCACCCGGATCCGGCAGTGGCTGATGACCGGGGTGAGCTACATGATCCCGTTCGTCGCTGCGGGCGGAATCCTCATCGCATTGTCCTTCATGCTCGCGCAGGTCGCGGGCGGTAAGAAGGGCGCGATCGGCGTCACCAACTTCAGCCTCACCGACGCCGCGGGGCTCGCGAAGTCCTACAACCTGATGACCCACTTCGACCCCACCAGCGGGATGAACTGGGCCGGGCTGCTCTTCGTCGTCGGTGCCGCGTCGTTCGGCTTCCTCGTGCCGATCCTGTCCGGCTTCATCGCGTTCGGCATCGCCGACCGCCCGGGCATCGCGCCCGGCATCGTGGGCGGCTCCATCGCCGCGACCATGGGCACCGGGTTCCTCGGCGGCATCGCGACCGGATTCATCGGCGGGTTCATCGCGCTCTTCGTGAGCCGGTGGAAGGTGCCGAAGGGCGTCCGCGGCGTCATGCCCGTCGTCGTCATCCCGCTGATCTCCACGCTGCTGACCGGCGCGATCATGATCATCATCCTGGGACGGCCGCTGAAGTGGCTGACCGATCACCTGACCGACGGGCTCAACAACCTCGGCACCAACGGCGCCGGTCTGGTGCTGCTCGGTGTGGTGCTCGGCCTGATGATGGGCTTCGACCTGGGCGGCCCGGTCAACAAGGTGGCCTACACCTTCGCGACGACTGGCCTGGCGACCGTCGCGGCCAGCAACGGCGATGCCCCGCAGCTGCGGATCATGGCCGCCGTGATGGCAGCCGGTATGACGCCCCCGCTCGGCATGGCTCTCGCCACCACGGTGCGCAAGCGGCTCTTCACCCCGGCCGAGCAGGAGAACGGGCGGGCGGCCTGGCTGCTCGGCGCGTCGTTCATCAGCGAGGGTGCGATCCCGTTCGCCGCGGCCGACCCGTGGCGGGTCATCGTGTCCTCGATGGTCGGCTCCGGCGCGACCGGCGGCCTGGTGATCCTCTTCAACAACACGCTGCGCGCTCCGCACGGCGGCATCTGGGTGGCGCCGCTGATCGGCAACCCGTTCACCTACGTGCTCGCGGTCGTCATCGGCACCCTCATCACCGCGGCGGTCGTCATCGGGCTGAAGTCGATGCGCTCCACCGCCAGCACGCAGGCCACGGCTGCCGCCGACCAGCTCGTCGCAGCCTGA
- a CDS encoding HPr family phosphocarrier protein: MATQSRTATIASSVGLHARPAALFVQAAGATGADVTIARPGEEPVDATSILGVMALGAKHGEDVELTVTGDDPDAALDSLVDLLSQDLDAAH; encoded by the coding sequence ATGGCAACCCAATCCCGTACGGCGACCATCGCCTCCAGCGTGGGACTGCACGCGCGGCCCGCGGCGCTCTTCGTGCAGGCGGCCGGCGCCACCGGTGCCGACGTGACGATCGCCCGCCCCGGTGAGGAGCCGGTCGACGCGACCAGCATCCTCGGGGTGATGGCGCTCGGCGCCAAGCACGGTGAGGACGTGGAGCTCACGGTCACGGGCGACGACCCGGACGCAGCGCTCGACTCCCTGGTGGACCTGCTGTCGCAGGACCTGGACGCGGCCCACTGA
- the ptsP gene encoding phosphoenolpyruvate--protein phosphotransferase codes for MRTLSGVPVSPGSAVGPVVQVSPALTAPANEPAPQGPEEAAASITAVERAFEDVAVGLERRAEDAPGAAKEILGAAALMARDRALLKAVSKRITDGCGPTRAVEASVAEYCAMFQAAGGYLAERVTDLCDVRDRVVARLLGEPEPGIPALHGPCVLVARDLAPAETATLDATLVRGIITEAGGRNSHTAILAAGLGIPAAVQVAGATALEVGTIVAVDGDSGVVTVEPDQATQDTMQRKAFARRTALQAASGPGRTKDGHPVALLVNIGTAQDAISAGPMDVEGVGLFRTEVLFLGKQSAPTVEEQTQIYRSVFAAFGTRRVVVRTLDAGADKPLAFADLGEEENPALGRRGLRMGQAIPDLLDHQLEALGAAAQGTSAEVKVMAPMVATVDEAQWFAERVRAHGLPSAGVMIEIPAAALRSRDVLDVVDFGSLGTNDLAQYTMAADRMQGALSDLLDPWQPAVLDVIDAACVGARAHGKPMGVCGESGGDPLMALVLAGLGVTSLSMAPGKVDLVRYALSLHDLATCERLAAVARAARTAGDGRAAVLREVDPALRDVL; via the coding sequence ATGCGCACCTTGAGCGGTGTGCCGGTCAGCCCGGGCTCGGCGGTCGGACCGGTGGTGCAGGTCAGTCCTGCGCTCACCGCGCCCGCCAACGAGCCGGCGCCCCAGGGGCCCGAGGAGGCGGCGGCCTCGATCACCGCGGTCGAGCGGGCCTTCGAGGACGTCGCGGTGGGTCTCGAGCGTCGCGCCGAGGACGCCCCCGGCGCGGCCAAGGAGATCCTCGGCGCGGCCGCGCTCATGGCCCGCGACCGGGCACTGCTCAAGGCGGTCAGCAAGAGGATCACCGACGGCTGCGGCCCGACCCGCGCGGTCGAGGCCAGCGTCGCGGAGTACTGCGCGATGTTCCAGGCAGCGGGCGGCTACCTCGCCGAGCGGGTCACCGACCTGTGCGACGTGCGCGACCGCGTCGTGGCGCGGCTGCTCGGCGAGCCGGAGCCGGGCATCCCGGCGCTGCACGGCCCGTGCGTGCTGGTGGCCCGCGATCTGGCGCCCGCCGAGACGGCCACTCTCGACGCGACGCTGGTGCGGGGCATCATCACCGAGGCGGGCGGTCGCAACAGCCACACCGCGATCCTGGCCGCCGGCCTCGGCATCCCCGCGGCCGTGCAGGTCGCGGGCGCCACCGCCCTGGAGGTCGGGACGATCGTCGCGGTCGACGGCGACAGCGGGGTGGTCACGGTCGAACCGGACCAGGCCACCCAGGACACCATGCAGCGCAAGGCGTTCGCCCGTCGTACGGCGCTGCAGGCGGCCTCCGGACCCGGCCGCACCAAGGACGGTCACCCCGTCGCGCTGCTGGTCAACATCGGCACCGCGCAGGACGCGATCAGCGCCGGGCCGATGGACGTCGAGGGGGTGGGCCTCTTCCGCACCGAGGTGCTCTTCCTCGGCAAGCAGAGCGCCCCGACCGTGGAGGAGCAGACGCAGATCTACCGCTCGGTCTTCGCGGCGTTCGGCACCCGGCGGGTCGTCGTGCGCACCCTGGACGCGGGCGCCGACAAACCGCTGGCCTTCGCCGATCTGGGCGAGGAGGAGAACCCGGCGCTCGGTCGCCGCGGGCTGCGGATGGGCCAGGCGATCCCCGACCTGCTGGACCACCAGCTCGAGGCGCTCGGCGCTGCCGCTCAGGGCACGTCCGCCGAGGTCAAGGTGATGGCACCCATGGTCGCAACCGTCGACGAGGCGCAGTGGTTCGCCGAGCGGGTCCGCGCCCACGGGCTGCCCTCGGCAGGCGTGATGATCGAGATCCCCGCGGCGGCACTGCGGTCACGCGACGTGCTCGACGTCGTCGACTTCGGCTCCCTCGGCACCAACGACCTGGCGCAGTACACGATGGCCGCCGACCGGATGCAGGGCGCGCTGTCGGATCTGCTGGACCCCTGGCAGCCCGCGGTGCTCGACGTGATCGATGCGGCCTGCGTCGGTGCGCGCGCCCACGGCAAGCCGATGGGAGTGTGCGGGGAGTCCGGCGGCGACCCGTTGATGGCGCTCGTGCTCGCCGGCCTCGGTGTCACCAGCCTGTCGATGGCCCCCGGCAAGGTCGACCTGGTGCGCTACGCGCTGTCGCTGCACGACCTGGCGACCTGCGAGCGCCTCGCGGCCGTCGCCCGCGCGGCACGGACCGCCGGCGACGGCCGCGCCGCGGTCCTACGGGAGGTCGACCCCGCGCTGCGCGACGTGCTGTGA
- a CDS encoding DUF2127 domain-containing protein, translating to MKDKQARRAAMERRWELRSCGRHGHLTYAPDESGLASRLRADSAQGEAWRCLRCGDYALGPATASGPADDAPVPLRGKALRDAFIIRLLAIERLLRGVFLIAAAYVVWRFVGAKDSVQRVFDKDLPAVRDLSRRTGIDFADAAPTRLLQRALDAGHSTLVLLAAGVLAYGLLEILEAYGLWIMKRWGEYVAVVGTAVFLPLEIYELTEKVSALKIVAFLINLAAVAWLIWSKHLFGVRGGRAAFEKERESTSLLEVERTAAQV from the coding sequence GTGAAGGACAAGCAGGCCCGCCGGGCGGCCATGGAACGACGTTGGGAGCTGCGCTCCTGCGGTCGGCACGGCCACCTCACCTACGCGCCGGACGAGAGCGGGCTCGCGAGTCGCCTACGGGCCGACAGCGCCCAAGGCGAGGCGTGGCGCTGCCTGCGGTGCGGCGACTACGCGCTCGGGCCGGCCACCGCGTCCGGACCGGCCGATGACGCGCCGGTCCCGTTGCGGGGCAAGGCGCTGCGCGACGCGTTCATCATCCGGTTGCTCGCAATCGAACGTCTGCTCCGCGGGGTGTTCCTGATCGCGGCGGCGTACGTCGTCTGGCGGTTCGTCGGGGCCAAGGACTCGGTGCAGCGCGTCTTCGACAAGGACCTGCCGGCCGTGCGCGACCTGTCCCGGCGTACCGGCATCGACTTCGCCGACGCGGCGCCTACGCGCCTGCTGCAGCGGGCACTGGATGCCGGGCACAGCACGTTGGTGCTGCTGGCCGCGGGGGTGCTCGCCTACGGACTGCTGGAGATCCTCGAGGCCTACGGCCTGTGGATCATGAAGCGCTGGGGCGAGTACGTCGCCGTCGTCGGCACGGCGGTCTTCCTGCCGCTGGAGATCTACGAACTCACCGAGAAGGTGAGCGCGCTCAAGATCGTGGCGTTCCTGATCAACCTCGCGGCCGTCGCGTGGCTGATCTGGAGCAAGCACCTCTTCGGGGTGCGCGGCGGACGCGCGGCCTTCGAGAAGGAGCGCGAGAGCACGTCCCTGCTCGAGGTCGAACGCACGGCCGCCCAGGTCTGA
- a CDS encoding DUF4232 domain-containing protein — protein MDGAAGSAYYTVRLRNDGHATCTLDGYPGVSLVGANGVQLGHSADRNPAGTSRTVTLAEGAATTFIVQVADAGNYSSGQCRPTAARGFRIYPPGSTQAIFLSRSGITGCAGATVHQLTVGPVGYNPS, from the coding sequence GTGGACGGCGCCGCGGGGTCGGCGTACTACACGGTCAGGCTGCGCAACGACGGGCACGCGACCTGCACGCTGGACGGATATCCCGGTGTGAGCCTGGTGGGCGCGAACGGCGTGCAGCTCGGCCACTCCGCGGACCGCAACCCGGCCGGCACGTCGAGGACGGTGACCCTGGCCGAAGGCGCCGCCACGACCTTCATCGTCCAGGTCGCCGACGCCGGCAACTACTCCTCGGGTCAGTGCCGGCCGACGGCCGCGCGCGGCTTCCGCATCTACCCCCCGGGCAGCACCCAGGCCATCTTCCTGTCCCGCTCCGGCATCACCGGATGCGCCGGCGCGACGGTGCACCAGCTGACCGTCGGACCGGTCGGCTACAACCCGAGCTGA
- a CDS encoding FAD-dependent oxidoreductase, with protein sequence MTIRTPAILLIGTQQRDALTREFRRYEVDYRIEYADGLAAAIATTQMLHSQDVPIALVAAQMELPDAAGLVALDCVHAISSAAKRVIVLAWEEFRSAMEVVREAQLAGRIDTSLTVPRGVRDEEFHTAVTELLSDWGWTSDVPVVESVQIVSDGISPLKSQICDFLERLGVPFRVYKPDSDVGRDALAGLNGAEPTYPLVVSPLGGVMNAPSIGEIGALFSMGREPEAGRVYDLAIVGAGPAGLAAAVYGASEGLSTIMLDADAVGGQAGSSSMIRNYLGFPRGISGMRLAQRARSQANRFGAHIYSARPVHAAELADGPSGVHTLTLDDTTVQARALLVATGVSYRRHGVQAVEDFVGLGVHYGAATSAARGCEGKDVHIVGGGNSAGQAAVHLARWARSVTIVIRRPDLSETMSDYLTREIAGNPRIAVRACSEVIDAGGAGRLDWITLRDKNTGGEEKVSSHGLFLLLGAKPCCDWLPDDVVRDRAGFVVTGRDTPQHTWVDGLPPASLETTVPGVFAAGDIRAGSMKRVASASGEGAAAVPLVHAYLDTVNGERPVLEPVPTS encoded by the coding sequence ATGACGATCCGCACCCCCGCGATCCTGCTGATCGGCACCCAGCAGCGTGACGCCCTCACCCGGGAGTTCCGCCGCTACGAGGTCGACTACCGCATCGAGTACGCCGACGGGCTGGCCGCCGCGATCGCGACGACCCAGATGCTTCACTCACAGGACGTCCCGATCGCCCTGGTCGCAGCGCAGATGGAACTGCCGGACGCCGCCGGCCTGGTCGCCCTGGACTGCGTGCACGCCATCAGCTCCGCCGCCAAGCGGGTCATCGTGCTGGCGTGGGAGGAGTTCAGGTCGGCGATGGAGGTCGTGCGCGAGGCACAGCTCGCCGGGCGGATCGACACCTCTCTGACCGTGCCGCGGGGCGTGCGCGACGAGGAGTTCCACACCGCGGTCACCGAGCTGCTCTCGGACTGGGGCTGGACCTCCGATGTGCCCGTCGTGGAGTCGGTGCAGATCGTCAGCGACGGCATCTCACCGCTGAAGTCGCAGATCTGCGACTTCCTGGAGCGCCTCGGCGTCCCGTTCCGCGTCTACAAGCCCGACAGCGACGTCGGGCGGGATGCGCTGGCCGGGCTGAACGGCGCCGAGCCGACGTACCCGCTGGTCGTTTCCCCACTCGGCGGGGTGATGAACGCGCCGAGCATCGGCGAGATCGGCGCCCTCTTCAGCATGGGCCGCGAACCGGAGGCCGGGCGCGTCTACGACCTCGCGATCGTCGGTGCCGGTCCCGCGGGGCTGGCCGCGGCGGTGTACGGCGCGTCCGAGGGCCTCAGCACGATCATGCTCGACGCGGATGCCGTCGGAGGGCAGGCCGGAAGCAGCTCGATGATCCGCAACTATCTCGGCTTCCCCCGCGGGATCTCCGGGATGCGCCTCGCGCAGCGGGCCCGCAGTCAGGCCAATCGGTTCGGAGCGCACATCTACTCCGCCCGACCGGTGCACGCCGCCGAGCTGGCCGACGGCCCCAGCGGTGTGCACACCCTCACCCTCGACGACACGACCGTGCAGGCGCGAGCCCTGCTGGTGGCGACCGGGGTCTCCTACCGCCGACACGGCGTCCAGGCGGTCGAGGACTTCGTCGGGCTCGGGGTGCACTACGGAGCTGCGACCTCCGCGGCTCGCGGGTGCGAGGGCAAGGACGTGCACATCGTGGGCGGCGGCAACTCGGCGGGTCAGGCAGCAGTGCACCTGGCACGGTGGGCCCGCTCGGTCACCATCGTGATCCGCCGCCCGGACCTGTCCGAGACGATGTCGGACTACCTGACGCGTGAGATCGCGGGCAACCCGCGCATCGCGGTGCGCGCCTGCAGCGAGGTGATCGATGCCGGCGGCGCCGGCCGACTGGACTGGATCACGCTGCGCGACAAGAACACCGGCGGTGAGGAGAAGGTCTCCTCGCACGGGCTGTTCCTGCTGCTGGGTGCCAAGCCGTGTTGCGACTGGCTGCCGGACGACGTCGTCCGCGACCGTGCCGGCTTCGTCGTGACCGGCCGTGACACCCCGCAGCACACCTGGGTCGACGGGCTGCCCCCGGCGTCGCTGGAGACCACGGTGCCCGGCGTCTTCGCCGCCGGCGACATCCGCGCCGGGTCGATGAAACGGGTCGCGTCGGCCAGCGGAGAGGGCGCCGCCGCCGTACCTCTCGTGCACGCCTATCTCGACACCGTCAACGGCGAACGGCCGGTCCTGGAGCCGGTGCCAACCTCATGA
- the meaB gene encoding methylmalonyl Co-A mutase-associated GTPase MeaB: MRSRPVDVPALVTAARDGSARAVARLITLVENADPALREVMAALAPHTGSAWVIGLTGSPGVGKSTTTNTLVAAFRERGLRVGVLAVDPSSPFSGGALLGDRIRLLDHALDPHVYTRSMASRGHLGGLSFAAPQSLRVLDAAGCDVILVETVGVGQSEVEIAALADTTIVLLAPGMGDGIQAAKAGILEIGDVFVVNKADRDGVNTTVRDLRAMISLGERTEAGAWRPSVEKLVAERGEGRDDVVAALDKHHAWLVEHDVLRERRIARAEGEIAAIALQTLRLRMTDPRRDDNLNELAARVVAGKIDPYAAADELVEAL; the protein is encoded by the coding sequence ATGCGCTCGCGACCGGTCGACGTACCGGCCCTGGTGACTGCGGCCCGCGACGGTTCGGCGCGGGCCGTTGCCCGGCTGATCACCCTCGTCGAGAACGCCGACCCCGCCCTGCGCGAGGTCATGGCGGCGCTCGCTCCGCACACCGGCTCCGCGTGGGTCATCGGCCTCACCGGCAGCCCCGGGGTGGGCAAGTCGACGACCACCAACACGCTGGTCGCGGCGTTCCGGGAGCGGGGTCTGCGGGTCGGCGTCCTCGCGGTCGACCCCAGCTCGCCGTTCTCCGGCGGTGCGCTGCTCGGTGACCGGATCCGCCTGCTGGACCACGCGCTCGACCCGCACGTCTACACCCGCTCGATGGCCAGCCGGGGACACCTGGGAGGCCTGTCGTTCGCCGCCCCGCAGTCGCTGCGGGTGCTCGATGCCGCCGGGTGCGACGTGATCCTCGTGGAGACGGTCGGCGTCGGGCAGAGCGAGGTCGAGATCGCCGCCCTCGCCGATACGACCATCGTCCTGCTCGCGCCCGGCATGGGCGACGGCATCCAGGCCGCCAAGGCCGGGATCCTGGAGATCGGCGACGTCTTCGTGGTCAACAAGGCGGATCGCGACGGCGTCAACACGACGGTGCGCGACCTGCGGGCGATGATCAGCCTGGGGGAGCGGACGGAGGCCGGCGCCTGGCGTCCGTCGGTGGAGAAGCTGGTCGCCGAGCGCGGAGAGGGCCGTGACGACGTGGTCGCCGCGCTCGACAAGCATCACGCCTGGCTCGTCGAACACGACGTGCTGCGCGAGCGCCGGATCGCACGCGCCGAGGGTGAGATCGCCGCGATCGCGCTGCAGACGCTGCGACTGCGGATGACCGATCCGCGTCGGGACGACAACCTGAACGAGCTGGCCGCGCGGGTCGTGGCCGGGAAGATCGACCCGTACGCCGCGGCGGACGAGCTGGTCGAGGCCCTCTGA
- a CDS encoding acetyl-CoA C-acetyltransferase — translation MTDSATDRTPVLVAGSRTPMGKLMGGLKDLSAADLGGFAIKGALNKAGISGDQVDYVIMGQVLTAGAGQIPARQAAVKGGIPMTVPALTINKVCLSGVDAIALAAQLIRAGEFDVVVAGGQESMSQAPHLLEKSRGGFKYGDVTMRDHMAHDGLWDAFTDQAMGGLTEDANRADQEFSREEQDAFGARSHQRAAQAWKNGLFDDEVVSVLIPQRKGDPIEFRDDEGIRPDTTVESLAKLRPAFRKDGTITAGSASPISDGACAVVVMSAAKAAELGVTPLAEVGEHAVVAGPDSSLQSQPANAIAAACAKAGIAPTDLDLVEINEAFAAVGLASTKQLGLDPEKVNVNGGAIAMGHPIGMSGARIALHLALELKRRGGGVGAAALCGGGGQGDALIVRVPKS, via the coding sequence AGGACCTGTCCGCAGCCGATCTCGGCGGATTCGCCATCAAGGGCGCCCTCAACAAGGCCGGCATCAGCGGCGACCAGGTCGACTACGTGATCATGGGCCAGGTGCTGACCGCCGGCGCGGGCCAGATCCCCGCTCGCCAGGCCGCGGTCAAGGGCGGCATCCCGATGACCGTGCCCGCCCTCACCATCAACAAGGTCTGCCTGTCCGGCGTCGACGCCATCGCGCTCGCCGCCCAGCTGATCCGCGCCGGCGAGTTCGACGTCGTGGTGGCCGGTGGCCAGGAGTCGATGTCGCAGGCGCCGCACCTGCTGGAGAAGAGCCGCGGCGGGTTCAAGTACGGCGACGTCACCATGCGCGACCACATGGCGCACGACGGCCTGTGGGACGCCTTCACCGACCAGGCCATGGGCGGTCTCACCGAGGACGCCAACAGGGCCGACCAGGAGTTCAGCCGCGAGGAGCAGGACGCGTTCGGCGCCCGCAGCCACCAGCGCGCGGCCCAGGCCTGGAAGAACGGCCTCTTCGACGACGAGGTCGTCAGCGTGCTCATCCCGCAGCGCAAGGGGGACCCGATCGAGTTCCGCGACGACGAGGGCATTCGCCCCGACACCACGGTGGAATCCCTCGCGAAGCTGCGCCCGGCGTTCCGCAAGGACGGCACCATCACCGCCGGCTCCGCGTCCCCGATCTCCGACGGGGCGTGCGCGGTCGTCGTGATGAGCGCGGCCAAGGCCGCCGAGCTCGGGGTCACCCCACTCGCCGAGGTCGGCGAGCACGCTGTCGTCGCCGGCCCCGATTCGAGCCTGCAGTCCCAGCCGGCCAACGCGATCGCCGCGGCCTGCGCCAAGGCCGGCATCGCGCCGACCGACCTCGACCTGGTCGAGATCAACGAGGCCTTCGCAGCCGTCGGGCTGGCCTCGACCAAGCAGCTCGGTCTGGACCCGGAGAAGGTCAACGTCAACGGCGGAGCGATCGCGATGGGCCACCCGATCGGTATGTCGGGTGCGCGCATCGCGCTGCACCTCGCGCTGGAGTTGAAGCGGCGTGGCGGCGGTGTCGGTGCGGCCGCTCTGTGCGGTGGCGGTGGCCAGGGCGACGCACTGATCGTGCGCGTCCCGAAGTCCTGA